Proteins encoded by one window of Molothrus ater isolate BHLD 08-10-18 breed brown headed cowbird chromosome 12, BPBGC_Mater_1.1, whole genome shotgun sequence:
- the RGS9BP gene encoding regulator of G-protein signaling 9-binding protein yields MVKEECKALLDALNKVTACYRHMVLTIGGTSDSQNLREELKKTRQKAQELAVANRNKLTTVLKDKSVSKEDKAEFERLWVIFSTCLEILEIDMRRALELGHEFPLNVPKKHLIQTGMSGGTSGVAARAMSVQNMKYEAEHNIDVVDLKDLENEINQVGEMMYEMEMKVNVPQWTVEAKQDPGAELKSTISVGASSIGMISVEENKSFCDISKVLAGIIFTAVLIIAIVLAVCVVKLS; encoded by the coding sequence ATGGTGAAGGAGGAGTGCAAGGCGCTGCTGGACGCGCTCAACAAGGTGACCGCCTGCTACCGGCACATGGTGCTGACCATCGGCGGCACCTCGGACTCCCAGAACCTGCGGGAGGAGCTCAAGAAAACCCGGCAGAAAGCTCAGGAGCTGGCGGTGGCCAACAGGAACAAGCTCACCACGGTCCTGAAGGACAAAAGCGTGAGTAAGGAAGATAAAGCCGAGTTCGAGAGGCTATGGGTGATTTTCTCCACGTGCCTAGAGATCTTGGAGATCGATAtgaggagagccctggagctgggccacGAGTTCCCGCTGAACGTCCCCAAAAAACACCTGATCCAGACGGGCATGAGCGGTGGAACCTCCGGCGTGGCCGCCCGCGCCATGAGCGTCCAGAACATGAAATACGAGGCTGAGCACAACATAGACGTGGTGGATTTGAAAGACCTCGAGAACGAGATCAACCAGGTAGGAGAGATGATGTACGAGATGGAGATGAAGGTCAATGTCCCCCAGTGGACAGTAGAGGCTAAGCAAGACCCGGGGGCTGAACTGAAATCCACCATCAGTGTGGGCGCTTCCTCTATTGGCATGATCTCTGtggaggaaaataaatcctTCTGCGATATCAGCAAGGTTCTAGCTGGGATTATTTTCACTGCTGTGCTCATTATCGCTATTGTCCTGGCAGTGTGTGTGGTAAAACTGTCTTAG